Proteins encoded together in one Telopea speciosissima isolate NSW1024214 ecotype Mountain lineage chromosome 4, Tspe_v1, whole genome shotgun sequence window:
- the LOC122657294 gene encoding mitochondrial phosphate carrier protein 1, mitochondrial-like produces MRFFPWLQPSEQETGSRLFTNKEAKKNMVDGRLCEEFSPAYYGICTIGGMFSSGITRLAITPLDVLKVNMQVNPIKYNSIYSGFNILLREEGPSALWRGWTGILIGYGFQGACKFGLYEYFKKLYSDVLVDQHRSLVYFISSASAQAFADVALCPFEAVKVRVQTQPNFAKGLGDGFPKFYATEGLSGFYKGLVPLWGRNLPFSMIMFSTFEHSVDLVYHKIIHRRKENCSRAQQLGVTCVAGYTAGAVGTLISNPADNIVASLYNKKADNVMQAVKNIGFVNLFTRSLPIRIAIVGPVITLQWLLYDTIKVLTGLPTSGGGLNSPREEVH; encoded by the exons ATGAGGTTCTTTCCTTGGCTACAACCCTCGGAACAAGAAACAGGTAGCAGACTATTTACAAACAAGGAAGCCAAGAAGAACATGGTTGATGGAAGATTATGTGAGGAATTCTCACCAGCTTATTACGGGATTTGCACTATTGGGGGAATGTTCAGTTCTGGGATAACCCGTCTCGCTATCACTCCTCTCGATGTCTTGAAAGTGAATATGCAG gtgAATCCCATCAAGTATAACAGCATTTATTCTGGGTTCAATATTCTCTTGAGGGAAGAAGGCCCTTCTGCCCTTTGGAGAGGTTGGACTGGGATATTAATCGGATATGGTTTTCAAGGTGCCTGCAAATTTGGCCTATATGAATATTTCAAGAAGCTTTACTCTGATGTGTTGGTAGACCAGCACAGGAGCCTCGTCTACTTCATCAGCAGTGCATCTGCTCAGGCGTTTGCTGATGTGGCTCTCTGCCCTTTTGAAGCTGTCAAAGTCCGTGTTCAAACACAACCTAATTTTGCGAAGGGCTTGGGTGATGGATTTCCAAAGTTTTATGCAACTGAAGGCCTCTCTGG CTTTTACAAGGGGCTTGTACCACTTTGGGGTCGGAATCTTCCAT TCTCTATGATTATGTTTTCGACATTTGAGCATTCCGTGGACTTAGTATATCATAAGATCATTCACAGAAGAAAGGAGAACTGCTCAAGAGCTCAACAGCTTGGGGTGACATGTGTAGCTGGATATACAGCTGGAGCTGTTGGTACCTTGATTTCTAATCCTGCGGATAACATTGTTGCATCTCTTTATAACAAAAAGGCTGATAATGTGATGCAG GCTGTGAAGAATATTGGGTTTGTCAATTTGTTTACAAGAAGTCTACCTATCAGGATCGCAATTGTGGGACCTGTTATAACCTTGCAATGGTTACTCTATGACACCATTAAAGTATTAACTGGACT